The proteins below come from a single Phorcysia thermohydrogeniphila genomic window:
- a CDS encoding NAD(P)/FAD-dependent oxidoreductase has protein sequence MSKKVLVLGGGIGGIEASFALCRKGFDVELVSDRDYLYIYPISIWIPTHEYDWEDVVMPLEDVARANGFKLTIGKVERILSQEKKVYLEDGTVKEYDYLVIAIGGSKVKHKGVENTLSICGAPEESLKIRERIDQLIEKGGGIVAAGFGGNPKDPSGVRGGPAFEFIFNLHVYLKKKGVRDKFQLEFFAPMPKPGIRLGEKNAERAYKMLDSFGIRRHFGRKIVEFRPDGILFEGDYFLKSDLTMFIAATNGHPVFQRSDLPLNEAGFVKIEPSCAVPGTEETVWAIGDSAAIEGPKWKAKQGHLAEVMGRIVARNIENKEKGNPERESYIHHLSILCLMDMGSMGGALVFRNDKRSIMLPLPIVGHYLKKLWGWYYKASKLRKIPRIPGFDAP, from the coding sequence ATGAGTAAAAAGGTTCTTGTTCTGGGTGGGGGGATTGGTGGTATAGAAGCTTCCTTTGCCCTGTGCCGTAAAGGTTTTGACGTTGAGTTAGTTTCTGACAGGGACTACCTCTACATATACCCGATTTCCATCTGGATTCCAACTCACGAGTACGACTGGGAAGATGTAGTAATGCCCCTTGAAGACGTGGCAAGGGCTAACGGCTTCAAACTAACCATCGGGAAGGTTGAAAGAATTTTATCGCAGGAGAAAAAAGTCTATCTTGAAGATGGAACTGTCAAGGAGTACGACTACCTCGTTATAGCGATAGGCGGTTCAAAGGTTAAACATAAGGGAGTTGAGAACACCCTATCAATTTGTGGAGCTCCAGAAGAATCCCTCAAGATAAGAGAAAGAATTGACCAGTTGATAGAAAAGGGTGGGGGGATAGTTGCCGCTGGATTTGGAGGAAACCCGAAAGACCCCAGTGGTGTGAGAGGAGGGCCCGCCTTTGAGTTCATCTTCAACCTTCACGTTTACTTAAAGAAGAAAGGAGTTAGAGATAAATTTCAGCTTGAGTTCTTTGCTCCGATGCCAAAGCCCGGTATAAGACTTGGTGAGAAAAACGCAGAAAGAGCTTACAAGATGCTTGACAGCTTTGGTATTCGCCGTCACTTCGGCAGGAAGATAGTTGAGTTCCGTCCGGACGGTATTTTGTTTGAAGGCGATTACTTCTTAAAGTCAGACTTGACGATGTTCATAGCTGCCACTAACGGTCATCCTGTCTTTCAACGTTCCGACTTACCCTTGAATGAAGCTGGGTTCGTAAAAATTGAGCCAAGCTGTGCAGTGCCGGGAACTGAAGAAACGGTCTGGGCAATTGGCGACAGCGCTGCCATTGAAGGGCCAAAGTGGAAGGCAAAGCAGGGACACCTTGCAGAAGTGATGGGAAGAATTGTTGCAAGGAACATAGAAAACAAAGAAAAGGGAAACCCAGAAAGGGAAAGTTACATTCACCACCTTAGCATCCTCTGTCTCATGGATATGGGAAGTATGGGAGGAGCTCTCGTCTTCAGGAACGACAAGCGTTCAATAATGCTACCCCTTCCGATTGTTGGACACTACTTGAAAAAGCTCTGGGGCTGGTACTATAAGGCAAGTAAGTTGAGGAAGATTCCAAGAATTCCGGGATTTGACGCTCCATAA
- a CDS encoding sulfite exporter TauE/SafE family protein, whose translation MEEVFLWGLLLFFGALSGFAAGLFGIGGGIILVPFFWWFFSSLGVSEDIAVRLSVGTSLAVITSVALFTSGFHFLRGRLNWKELAGTFVWIALGVSCGTIASTYLPTSLLKKGFAFILLATGLKLLKGRAEVKLQLKEKVLIPLSVYLSAFLSSMLGIGGGIVINSLLFTFSRRPAEKVVALASAVSFFNAFLGGCFYAAIPTQEVLDWQVGLVYLPAVFLAALGAVPGIKLGVHILHRVNAHFLRKAFALLLLLVSIKLVI comes from the coding sequence TTGGAAGAAGTTTTTCTATGGGGTTTGTTGCTTTTCTTCGGAGCTCTATCGGGCTTTGCTGCTGGCCTGTTTGGAATCGGTGGCGGAATTATCTTAGTTCCTTTCTTCTGGTGGTTCTTTTCTTCCTTAGGCGTTTCTGAGGATATAGCGGTTAGGCTCTCTGTTGGAACAAGTCTTGCCGTAATAACTTCCGTTGCGCTTTTTACCTCCGGGTTTCACTTCTTAAGAGGAAGACTCAACTGGAAAGAGCTGGCGGGAACTTTTGTCTGGATAGCTTTAGGGGTATCGTGTGGAACGATAGCTTCCACATATCTTCCGACCTCTCTTCTTAAGAAAGGCTTTGCTTTTATCCTTTTAGCCACGGGTTTAAAGCTACTTAAAGGTAGAGCAGAGGTTAAGCTCCAGCTCAAAGAAAAAGTCTTGATTCCCCTTTCCGTTTACCTTTCGGCTTTCCTCAGCTCAATGCTTGGCATAGGTGGGGGCATCGTCATAAACTCCCTTCTCTTTACCTTTTCAAGAAGACCTGCCGAGAAAGTAGTTGCTCTGGCGTCGGCGGTTTCTTTTTTCAACGCTTTCCTTGGAGGCTGTTTTTACGCAGCAATCCCCACACAGGAAGTTTTGGACTGGCAAGTAGGCCTTGTTTACCTTCCTGCTGTTTTCTTAGCGGCTTTGGGGGCAGTTCCCGGTATCAAGTTGGGGGTGCACATCCTTCACAGAGTTAATGCTCACTTCCTAAGGAAAGCTTTTGCCCTCCTCCTGCTCTTGGTTTCTATCAAGTTGGTCATTTAG
- the cutA gene encoding divalent-cation tolerance protein CutA, with the protein MEKYIQVVTTLPTKRDAERIGERLLDHLLVACVQIVGPIESMYWWRGKQEISQEWILIAKTKKKLYERVEEAIKNLHPYEIPEIIAVPIVAGYKPYLDWIESEVR; encoded by the coding sequence ATGGAGAAATACATTCAAGTTGTAACGACCCTACCGACTAAAAGGGATGCTGAGCGCATAGGGGAGAGACTCCTTGACCACCTGCTTGTAGCCTGCGTCCAGATTGTTGGTCCCATAGAGAGTATGTACTGGTGGAGAGGAAAACAGGAAATCTCTCAGGAATGGATACTCATAGCGAAAACAAAGAAGAAGCTTTACGAGCGAGTAGAGGAGGCCATAAAGAACTTGCATCCTTATGAGATTCCAGAAATAATAGCTGTGCCTATTGTGGCCGGTTATAAACCATACCTTGACTGGATAGAGTCGGAAGTGAGGTAG
- a CDS encoding MATE family efflux transporter yields the protein MSTSLGFIRKEASQKEVLRTVLNLAVPILLSNLLYTFQNVVSLLLVSPLGKEVIAGVGFASTLLWLIYATTEVVYTGVNVLVAQVVGAGKRGGSILLAGFILSIVISLPVTLWGEELLRLFLTSFSTPDRVIDVALEYLRPILLLLPLVFITNAINAGFNGLGKTRVIFFATLFVSILNVALSLVLIYGLLGFPALGVEGAGWAVAISESLAAFFYLPFLLKEEQINPLKDVEIRLENLSKLVKVGFPAGLEEIVMTLSYNFFVGLVATCGTAALAAFHIGLRVESFSLAVGMAFSFVATTVVGQNFGAVNWDGIKRGVRATLLLAVSIMTFLGLSMGLFSRWLTEFFTGDREVVYWAVRYLWMIALSQPLIAIAFVLSGAIRGLGKTQLPLVVNTLSFWIVRVIPSLLLLSFYRTPYVPWGAMVLESVWRALTYLALWKRVSRL from the coding sequence ATGTCTACCTCCTTGGGGTTTATAAGAAAAGAGGCTTCTCAGAAGGAAGTATTAAGGACTGTGCTAAACCTTGCAGTTCCCATCCTTCTTTCAAATCTGCTCTACACTTTTCAGAACGTTGTTTCACTTCTTTTAGTGTCTCCACTGGGTAAAGAAGTTATTGCGGGGGTAGGGTTTGCGTCAACCCTCCTGTGGCTCATTTACGCAACTACGGAAGTTGTCTACACCGGCGTAAACGTCCTTGTTGCGCAAGTAGTAGGGGCTGGAAAGAGGGGAGGTAGCATCCTGCTTGCCGGCTTCATTCTCTCAATAGTGATATCCCTCCCTGTAACCCTTTGGGGAGAGGAGCTCCTCCGCCTATTCCTTACCTCCTTTTCAACCCCCGATAGAGTGATAGACGTTGCCTTAGAATACCTCCGGCCAATACTTCTTCTCCTTCCACTTGTCTTTATAACTAACGCAATTAACGCAGGTTTTAACGGCCTTGGAAAGACAAGAGTTATCTTTTTCGCTACGCTTTTTGTAAGTATTCTCAACGTTGCCCTTTCCTTAGTTCTTATCTACGGCCTTTTAGGGTTTCCCGCTTTAGGTGTGGAGGGAGCCGGCTGGGCCGTTGCTATATCAGAGAGCCTTGCAGCCTTTTTCTACCTTCCTTTTCTCTTAAAGGAGGAGCAGATAAATCCTCTAAAGGATGTAGAAATTCGGCTTGAAAATCTCTCAAAGCTCGTAAAAGTAGGGTTTCCAGCAGGGTTAGAAGAGATAGTTATGACGCTGTCTTATAACTTCTTCGTTGGACTTGTCGCGACCTGTGGAACGGCCGCCTTAGCTGCTTTTCACATAGGATTAAGGGTAGAGTCTTTCTCCCTTGCTGTCGGAATGGCTTTTTCCTTTGTGGCGACGACCGTAGTTGGACAGAACTTTGGTGCAGTTAACTGGGATGGGATTAAAAGGGGGGTAAGGGCAACTCTGCTTCTGGCAGTTTCAATAATGACGTTCTTAGGCCTCTCTATGGGACTGTTTTCCCGATGGCTTACGGAGTTTTTCACAGGCGACAGGGAGGTAGTCTACTGGGCTGTTCGCTACCTGTGGATGATAGCTCTGTCTCAGCCGCTTATAGCTATAGCATTCGTCCTGTCGGGAGCTATCAGGGGGCTTGGAAAAACCCAGTTACCTTTGGTAGTGAATACTCTGAGTTTCTGGATTGTGAGAGTGATACCTTCCTTACTACTCCTAAGCTTCTATAGAACCCCTTACGTTCCGTGGGGGGCTATGGTGTTAGAGAGTGTTTGGAGAGCTCTAACCTATTTAGCTTTGTGGAAAAGAGTTTCCCGTCTGTAA
- a CDS encoding GNAT family N-acetyltransferase: MEKVKVERWKFMEDFNSFFPMLRGMLETIYGSAEKGLRIYSERYDAINYYKNYRARPHSYLLVAKNEKGEPIGFLYARRKKNHTYLYDIFVKPEYRKKGVARKLISTLEEMAGGPIRADTHAGALKAFQKLNFKVLKEYTEDGIKWYLIEKDPNKEK, translated from the coding sequence ATGGAGAAGGTAAAGGTTGAAAGGTGGAAATTTATGGAGGATTTTAACTCTTTCTTCCCGATGCTTAGGGGAATGCTTGAGACCATTTACGGCTCTGCAGAAAAAGGACTCAGAATTTACTCTGAGCGCTACGACGCCATAAACTACTACAAAAACTACAGGGCAAGACCTCACTCCTACCTTCTCGTCGCAAAGAACGAAAAAGGGGAACCCATAGGCTTTCTCTACGCAAGGAGGAAGAAGAACCACACCTACCTATACGATATCTTCGTTAAGCCCGAATACCGGAAAAAGGGAGTTGCAAGGAAGCTAATCAGCACCTTAGAGGAGATGGCCGGAGGGCCTATTAGAGCAGATACCCACGCCGGAGCTCTCAAAGCATTCCAAAAACTCAACTTCAAGGTGCTAAAAGAGTACACAGAAGACGGAATAAAGTGGTATCTCATAGAAAAAGACCCTAACAAGGAGAAGTGA
- the nfo gene encoding deoxyribonuclease IV, translating into MKFVGAHVSTAGGVFNAPLNAKNIGAKAFALFTKNQRQWKAKPLTEEAVKKFKNNLKEVGISPKYVLPHDSYLINLGHPEEEKRRKSIEAFVDEVERCYQLGLKYLNFHPGSHLRKVSEKECLRIIADSINEILGRTKDVILVLENTAGQGSNVGYRFEHLAEIIEMVEDKSRIGVCLDTCHMFAAGYDIRTEPAYLKTMEEFDSIVGFKYLKGMHLNDAKSSFGSRVDRHQSIGKGNIGLEAFRLIMNDPRLDDIPLILETPDPSIWAEEIKLLYSLVEK; encoded by the coding sequence ATGAAGTTCGTCGGTGCACACGTTAGCACAGCGGGAGGAGTCTTTAACGCTCCCTTAAACGCCAAAAACATAGGTGCAAAGGCCTTTGCACTTTTTACAAAGAACCAGAGACAGTGGAAAGCAAAACCCCTAACAGAGGAAGCGGTAAAGAAATTCAAGAACAACCTTAAAGAGGTAGGAATCTCCCCTAAATACGTTTTACCCCACGACAGCTACTTAATAAACCTTGGACACCCTGAAGAGGAGAAGAGGAGAAAGTCCATTGAAGCCTTCGTTGACGAAGTTGAAAGGTGCTATCAACTTGGGCTTAAGTACCTCAACTTCCACCCCGGAAGTCACCTACGGAAAGTCTCTGAAAAAGAGTGCCTGCGCATCATAGCCGACTCCATAAACGAGATACTCGGCAGGACAAAAGACGTCATATTAGTCCTTGAAAACACGGCAGGTCAGGGCTCAAACGTAGGGTATAGGTTTGAACACTTGGCAGAGATTATTGAAATGGTGGAGGATAAATCAAGAATCGGCGTCTGCCTTGACACCTGCCACATGTTCGCAGCAGGCTACGACATAAGGACAGAACCGGCCTACTTAAAGACGATGGAAGAGTTTGACAGCATCGTCGGCTTTAAGTACTTAAAAGGAATGCACCTAAACGATGCAAAATCTTCATTTGGCAGTAGGGTTGATAGACACCAGTCTATCGGTAAAGGAAACATAGGTCTTGAAGCTTTCAGGCTGATAATGAACGACCCAAGACTTGATGATATTCCCTTAATCCTTGAAACCCCAGACCCTTCAATCTGGGCAGAGGAGATAAAGCTTCTCTACTCACTTGTAGAAAAGTAA
- a CDS encoding TonB-dependent receptor plug domain-containing protein: MRKSLILLTTLLTATTAFAGEVPEIQVTATRVEVPVEHVGDDVEIITEEKIKKYGFTSITDVLKYVAGIHISSNGGFGQTTSVYMLGLPTKHILVMIDGVPINDPSNVDSQANFAYIDLNNVERIEVLKGAQGALYGSEAIAGVINIITKKPKKNEFKFGFEGGKYETFKENVFSSLKFNDGYLLFSVENFKTNGFSATNNKAGIFTYDPDNDGYNYRTAWFSYGWNLNEFTKIRGSFRLKDGKAEYDSAKCEYDPTTWALIGCEPYSDTYTTYYNYFANIKVDSALTDSLLITANFGNNKEERTAIDSSGEGDYTGITRYASVQLAYYFQDSLIFTSGFSYKQEIGDFSGDYPSWGTSIKAEGRLYTRSIFGEVHSNYYNLHTTLALRRDFHSQFGAKTTYKISTVYTVRQTRTTLKGQYGTGFRAPSPYQLYAVSVFPWGETVLGNPHLRAETSENWILGVKQQLLVVKGEIEANYFKNHIWDPIVYDSSADPKYQNANKGITEGMEVKLSFKVLRELDVFGSYTHQRLSGDDAFVLRRPEDSYVFGFNIKHGDFKFSFWGEHYSSRKDKDFSSNQYVSLSPFTTYNCYASYQLNDRVNFYLKGINLTDKDYELAYGYNTMGRALFAGLEVSFK; encoded by the coding sequence GTGAGGAAGAGCCTGATTCTTCTAACTACGTTACTTACAGCGACAACGGCTTTTGCCGGAGAAGTTCCCGAAATTCAGGTAACTGCCACAAGGGTTGAAGTCCCGGTAGAGCACGTTGGAGATGACGTTGAGATTATTACGGAGGAAAAGATTAAGAAGTATGGTTTTACAAGTATTACAGATGTTCTGAAGTATGTCGCGGGGATTCATATAAGTTCAAACGGTGGTTTTGGACAGACAACAAGTGTTTATATGCTTGGACTTCCAACAAAACATATTCTCGTTATGATAGATGGAGTACCGATAAACGATCCAAGTAATGTTGATTCTCAGGCTAATTTTGCCTACATAGACTTAAATAACGTAGAGAGAATAGAAGTTCTTAAGGGAGCTCAAGGAGCCCTTTATGGTTCTGAGGCTATTGCTGGTGTAATTAACATTATTACTAAAAAACCTAAGAAAAATGAGTTTAAGTTTGGATTTGAGGGTGGAAAGTACGAAACTTTTAAGGAAAATGTTTTTTCTTCTTTAAAGTTTAATGACGGTTACTTATTATTCTCGGTAGAGAACTTTAAAACGAATGGTTTTAGTGCTACAAACAATAAGGCTGGAATTTTTACTTATGATCCAGATAACGATGGCTATAATTACAGAACTGCTTGGTTCAGTTATGGTTGGAACCTTAATGAATTTACAAAGATAAGAGGTAGCTTTAGACTGAAGGATGGTAAAGCAGAATATGATAGTGCAAAATGTGAGTATGATCCGACAACTTGGGCTCTCATAGGTTGTGAACCTTACTCTGATACATATACTACTTACTATAACTACTTTGCAAATATTAAGGTTGATTCTGCTTTGACCGATTCCTTACTTATAACAGCAAATTTCGGAAATAATAAAGAGGAAAGGACTGCCATAGATTCCTCGGGAGAGGGGGATTACACAGGGATTACGAGATATGCTTCTGTGCAATTAGCATATTATTTTCAGGATAGCCTGATTTTTACTTCTGGTTTTAGCTATAAACAAGAGATTGGTGACTTTAGTGGAGACTATCCTTCGTGGGGAACAAGCATAAAGGCTGAAGGACGCCTTTATACACGTTCTATTTTTGGAGAAGTTCATTCTAATTACTATAACTTGCATACCACTTTGGCTTTAAGAAGGGATTTTCATAGCCAATTTGGAGCGAAAACTACATACAAAATTTCCACTGTTTACACTGTCAGACAAACAAGAACAACTCTTAAGGGACAATACGGAACTGGATTTAGAGCTCCATCGCCCTATCAGTTATATGCTGTTTCAGTTTTTCCATGGGGAGAGACTGTTTTGGGAAATCCACATTTAAGAGCTGAAACAAGTGAAAATTGGATTTTAGGAGTTAAGCAGCAACTTTTAGTTGTTAAAGGAGAAATTGAGGCAAATTATTTCAAGAACCATATTTGGGATCCCATTGTGTATGATAGCTCGGCAGATCCAAAGTATCAGAATGCAAATAAAGGAATTACCGAAGGGATGGAGGTGAAGCTTTCCTTTAAGGTTTTACGGGAGTTAGACGTATTTGGTAGCTATACTCACCAACGACTAAGTGGGGATGATGCTTTCGTTCTGAGAAGACCAGAAGATAGTTACGTTTTCGGATTCAACATTAAACATGGAGACTTTAAGTTCTCCTTCTGGGGAGAACACTATAGCTCAAGGAAAGATAAAGATTTTTCTTCTAACCAGTACGTTTCTCTATCTCCTTTTACGACTTACAACTGCTACGCCTCCTACCAGCTTAACGACAGGGTTAACTTTTACCTTAAAGGCATTAACCTAACGGACAAAGACTACGAGCTTGCTTACGGTTACAACACTATGGGTAGAGCTCTCTTCGCAGGCCTTGAAGTCTCCTTTAAGTAG
- a CDS encoding ABC transporter ATP-binding protein, which produces MLEVKNLSFKDILRGITFSVESATVVGLAGKNGAGKTTLLKCLGGYYHYSGRINWNGREIGNLPLKQRIKLVNYLPQSIEVLFPFTVEELLTASIPFRVEREALEGALQRVGILHLRSRAFRLLSGGEKVKVFIARLLLIDPEIYLFDEPAAFLDVEVLPLLAEIILELKERGKIVLVTAHDVNFLLDVCDVFLGLKGGELLFYGDRETFLKNLENLYDTKLRVVHVSGETFIKPLLRR; this is translated from the coding sequence TTGTTAGAAGTTAAAAACCTTAGCTTCAAGGATATCCTCAGGGGAATCACCTTCTCTGTGGAGTCCGCTACTGTCGTTGGCCTTGCAGGGAAGAACGGTGCAGGAAAGACGACGCTCCTTAAGTGCTTAGGAGGGTATTACCATTATAGTGGCCGTATTAACTGGAATGGAAGAGAGATAGGAAACCTTCCATTAAAGCAGAGGATTAAGCTCGTAAATTACCTTCCACAGAGTATAGAGGTTCTCTTTCCATTCACGGTTGAGGAGCTCCTTACAGCCTCTATCCCCTTTAGGGTAGAAAGAGAGGCTTTAGAGGGAGCTCTGCAAAGGGTAGGTATTCTCCATTTAAGGAGTAGAGCATTTAGGCTTTTAAGTGGTGGTGAAAAGGTAAAGGTCTTTATAGCAAGGCTTTTGCTTATAGACCCTGAAATTTACCTCTTTGATGAGCCTGCTGCATTCCTTGATGTAGAGGTTCTACCCCTCCTTGCCGAGATAATACTGGAGCTTAAAGAGAGAGGAAAAATAGTTCTTGTAACTGCCCACGACGTTAACTTTCTCCTTGACGTTTGTGATGTCTTTTTGGGGCTTAAAGGGGGGGAGCTCCTCTTTTACGGTGATAGAGAAACCTTCCTTAAGAACCTTGAGAACCTTTATGACACAAAACTTAGAGTCGTTCATGTCTCAGGAGAAACTTTCATAAAACCACTTTTGAGGAGGTGA
- a CDS encoding FecCD family ABC transporter permease: protein MRKAGIVGLVGALLLSSALLLFWNLPEGGREILLDIRLPELLLALSFGGLLGVGGCIYQGVLRNPLADPYILGVSAGGAFGATLGTVLNGNLEIFALMGGMATILLLLLVSLAFHDSLRVLLFGVGVNAFLSACVFFAYAVIPTLSLQEAIYFTLGFIPPVSIKEAFLLLLLSLALLLLLLPFSREVDALSLGEELSYFSGVQFRKEGVFLLALTSAVVSVFVAKTGIVGFVGIVVPHAVRFLGFRVHRELLPVSFLAGGALLIFSQAIARNVIYPTVLPVGVVASLIGVPAFLYILWRFSLVRS from the coding sequence TTGCGAAAAGCGGGGATAGTTGGCTTAGTGGGAGCTCTCCTTTTAAGCTCGGCTTTACTACTTTTTTGGAACTTACCGGAAGGTGGTAGGGAGATACTTCTTGATATTCGTCTGCCGGAGCTCCTTTTAGCCCTTTCATTCGGAGGACTCCTAGGGGTGGGAGGGTGTATCTATCAGGGAGTCCTCCGAAATCCTCTGGCAGACCCTTACATACTTGGAGTTTCTGCCGGAGGAGCTTTTGGGGCGACTCTCGGCACGGTACTGAACGGCAACTTGGAGATTTTTGCACTTATGGGAGGAATGGCCACTATCCTACTTTTGCTTCTTGTTTCCCTTGCCTTTCACGATAGCCTCAGGGTCTTACTTTTTGGAGTTGGTGTAAACGCCTTCCTTTCTGCCTGTGTTTTCTTTGCCTACGCCGTTATTCCGACGCTCTCTTTGCAGGAGGCGATTTACTTTACCCTCGGATTTATTCCTCCTGTAAGCATTAAGGAGGCCTTCTTACTCTTACTCCTATCGCTTGCCCTTCTTTTACTGCTTTTACCTTTCTCAAGGGAAGTTGACGCCCTTTCCTTAGGTGAGGAGCTCTCCTACTTTTCCGGCGTTCAGTTCAGGAAGGAAGGTGTTTTCCTCTTAGCCCTGACTTCTGCCGTTGTTTCTGTCTTTGTCGCCAAGACGGGAATAGTCGGCTTTGTCGGGATAGTAGTTCCCCACGCTGTAAGGTTCTTAGGGTTTAGGGTGCACAGGGAGCTCTTACCGGTTTCCTTTTTGGCAGGAGGAGCTCTCCTCATTTTCTCACAGGCGATTGCCAGAAACGTAATCTACCCAACGGTTCTACCCGTTGGAGTAGTTGCTTCCCTTATTGGCGTTCCGGCCTTCCTCTATATCCTGTGGAGGTTCTCTCTTGTTAGAAGTTAA
- a CDS encoding ABC transporter substrate-binding protein has product MRSIVLFLFFLLSSVAYGFDRVVSLSPALTEVVFFVGASEKLKGATVFCSVPKRVERVGGIVNPSLEKIISLHPDAVIATTLTPRALLEKLSSYGIKVYVFRLVALSDIEKAIEEVGNLVGKDGKEKKEEFLKLLREKTERLKSCIGGQKVTFLISFRPLYVAGKRSYLGEILERAGAKVIPDVSFGALSLEFFLTEKPSLVILALKDPEDAKSFFSRFGIKSLEVDPNVFLHPSPKVLEGLEVLERKLCEKRG; this is encoded by the coding sequence ATGAGGAGTATTGTCCTTTTTTTGTTTTTTCTCTTAAGCAGTGTAGCCTACGGTTTTGACAGGGTAGTTTCTCTCTCTCCAGCCCTCACGGAAGTAGTCTTTTTCGTCGGGGCTTCTGAGAAGTTAAAGGGAGCAACGGTATTCTGTTCCGTTCCTAAGAGGGTTGAACGGGTTGGTGGAATTGTGAACCCTTCCCTTGAGAAGATTATCTCCCTACATCCAGATGCAGTTATTGCCACAACGCTTACACCGAGAGCTCTCCTTGAAAAGCTCTCTTCTTACGGCATAAAGGTTTACGTTTTTAGGCTCGTCGCCTTAAGCGATATAGAAAAGGCCATAGAGGAAGTTGGGAATTTAGTAGGGAAAGACGGCAAGGAGAAAAAGGAAGAGTTCTTAAAGCTCTTAAGGGAGAAAACCGAGAGGCTTAAAAGCTGTATAGGTGGTCAGAAAGTAACCTTTTTAATCTCCTTTAGGCCTTTGTACGTAGCCGGAAAGAGGAGTTACTTGGGAGAGATACTTGAGAGAGCAGGAGCTAAGGTTATTCCTGACGTTTCCTTTGGAGCTCTCTCCTTAGAGTTTTTCTTAACCGAGAAGCCTTCACTTGTAATCCTTGCCCTAAAAGATCCGGAAGACGCTAAGAGCTTTTTCAGCCGTTTCGGGATAAAGAGTTTAGAGGTTGACCCGAACGTGTTTCTCCATCCAAGCCCAAAAGTATTGGAAGGATTAGAAGTTCTGGAGAGAAAGCTTTGCGAAAAGCGGGGATAG
- a CDS encoding aminotransferase class I/II-fold pyridoxal phosphate-dependent enzyme, translated as MPKFQFARIDRLPPYVFAVVNDLKTKLRRAGEDIVDLGMGNPDLPTPQHIVDKLCEAAQNPKNHRYSQTKGLYRLREALALWYKRKYNVDLDPETEVITTIGSKEGLAHLALTLINPGDVAIVPSPAYPIHPYSIIIAGGDVRSVPLFTDDVFDEEAFFESIVKAYKESWPRPKVLILNFPHNPTTACVSLKFFEKVVDFAKENNLIVIQDIAYAEISFDGYVPPSILQVKDAKEVAVEFYSLSKTYSMAGWRVGFAAGNKEIIHALYRMKSYLDYGMFQPIQIAAIIALKGDQSCVEEYRKIYERRRDVLVEGLNRIGWKVEKPKSTMFVWAKIPEQFQSMGSLEFAKMLLLDGKVAVSPGIGFGEYGDKYVRFALVENELRIKQAVRGIKRAFEKYGLRNIKV; from the coding sequence ATGCCCAAGTTCCAGTTTGCAAGGATAGACAGACTTCCACCCTACGTGTTCGCCGTCGTAAACGACCTAAAGACCAAGCTGAGAAGGGCAGGCGAGGACATCGTTGATCTCGGAATGGGTAACCCAGACCTTCCTACGCCCCAGCACATCGTTGATAAGCTCTGTGAGGCTGCCCAGAACCCTAAGAACCACAGGTATTCACAGACAAAAGGACTCTACAGGCTAAGGGAGGCTTTAGCCCTCTGGTATAAGAGGAAGTACAACGTAGACCTTGACCCCGAAACAGAGGTCATAACTACCATAGGCTCTAAAGAAGGTCTTGCCCACTTAGCGTTAACCCTCATAAATCCCGGGGACGTTGCAATCGTTCCAAGTCCTGCTTACCCCATTCACCCTTACTCAATCATCATAGCCGGTGGAGACGTAAGGAGCGTTCCCCTCTTTACAGACGACGTCTTTGACGAGGAAGCCTTCTTTGAATCAATCGTCAAGGCCTACAAGGAGAGCTGGCCAAGGCCTAAGGTTCTCATCCTCAACTTTCCCCACAACCCGACAACTGCCTGCGTAAGCCTTAAATTCTTTGAAAAGGTCGTTGACTTTGCAAAGGAGAACAACCTGATAGTTATTCAGGACATTGCCTACGCCGAGATTTCCTTTGACGGTTACGTTCCACCGAGCATACTTCAGGTTAAGGACGCAAAAGAAGTTGCCGTTGAGTTCTACTCTCTCTCAAAAACATACTCAATGGCCGGCTGGAGGGTAGGCTTTGCAGCCGGAAATAAAGAAATCATCCACGCCCTCTACAGGATGAAGAGTTACCTTGACTACGGTATGTTCCAGCCGATACAAATCGCTGCAATTATAGCTCTAAAGGGCGACCAGTCCTGTGTTGAGGAGTACAGGAAAATCTACGAGCGCCGAAGGGACGTCCTCGTTGAGGGACTAAACAGAATCGGTTGGAAAGTTGAGAAGCCCAAATCTACAATGTTTGTCTGGGCAAAAATCCCGGAGCAGTTTCAATCAATGGGCTCTCTTGAGTTTGCAAAGATGCTCCTCCTTGACGGTAAAGTTGCCGTCTCTCCCGGTATAGGCTTTGGAGAGTACGGGGATAAGTACGTAAGGTTTGCACTCGTTGAGAACGAGCTCAGGATAAAGCAGGCCGTCAGGGGAATAAAGAGAGCCTTTGAGAAGTACGGCCTAAGGAATATTAAGGTTTAA